One stretch of Tenacibaculum sp. MAR_2010_89 DNA includes these proteins:
- a CDS encoding DUF1801 domain-containing protein encodes MININTFYIEKEEPIKSCLLALRKIILDIDAITETQKWGMPCFLYKKQLFCYLWIDKKTLEPYILMVKGEDLNFPGLEKGNRSKMKIFRIDANQDIPIDTIQSLLKEALKLY; translated from the coding sequence ATGATAAATATTAATACGTTTTATATAGAAAAAGAAGAACCAATTAAAAGTTGTTTACTAGCATTGAGGAAAATTATTTTAGATATTGATGCTATAACTGAAACTCAAAAATGGGGAATGCCTTGTTTTTTGTATAAGAAACAACTTTTTTGTTATTTATGGATAGATAAAAAAACGTTAGAGCCGTATATTTTAATGGTGAAAGGAGAGGATCTTAATTTTCCTGGTTTAGAAAAAGGAAATCGTTCAAAAATGAAAATATTTAGAATAGATGCAAATCAAGATATTCCAATTGATACTATTCAATCACTTTTAAAAGAAGCTTTAAAATTATATTAA
- a CDS encoding GyrI-like domain-containing protein: protein MEVVQKNEFYVIGISVRTTNENQEAKEDIGKLWEQFMNKDMFGIIHNRMSDAICAVYTNYESDHTKPYDTILGFQVTDLKSIPEGMVGVTILKSNYQRFVAKGDLTKNAVIDKWMDIWKMDLNRTYTADFELYGKKAEDPTNGEVDIYIAVK, encoded by the coding sequence ATGGAAGTAGTACAAAAAAATGAGTTTTATGTAATTGGAATTTCAGTTAGAACAACTAATGAAAACCAAGAAGCAAAAGAAGACATAGGTAAGTTATGGGAGCAATTTATGAATAAAGATATGTTTGGTATAATACACAATAGAATGAGTGATGCTATTTGTGCAGTTTATACCAATTATGAATCAGATCACACTAAACCTTATGATACAATTCTTGGGTTTCAAGTAACCGACTTAAAAAGTATCCCTGAAGGAATGGTTGGTGTAACCATACTGAAATCCAATTACCAGAGGTTTGTGGCTAAAGGAGATTTAACTAAAAACGCAGTAATTGATAAATGGATGGATATTTGGAAGATGGATTTAAATAGAACGTATACTGCCGATTTTGAGTTATATGGTAAAAAAGCTGAAGACCCTACAAATGGTGAAGTAGATATTTATATAGCTGTAAAGTAA
- a CDS encoding YafY family protein, with product MSMEKPRITRLTQILTQLQSKRIVIARELAEKYNVSLRTIYRDIKTLENSGIPIFTEEGKGYSMQEGFHLPPVMFSENEANALITAEQLILKNKDTSFVENYTNAITKIKAVLQYSQKDKVNLLSQRIIFRVNKEQEKTSNHLMQIQSAITRFQLLTIEYLSLESKFTKRVVEPFALYSTNENWLLIGYCRLRKEFRAFRIDCIQSIMNLKDTFEPHKMSLEEYFEICKEKYLNTLDKPLS from the coding sequence ATAAGTATGGAAAAGCCAAGAATTACCAGGTTAACTCAAATACTTACACAACTTCAGTCAAAAAGAATTGTCATTGCCCGTGAATTAGCAGAAAAATATAATGTAAGCTTACGCACGATATACAGAGATATTAAAACATTAGAAAATTCAGGTATTCCTATTTTTACAGAAGAAGGTAAAGGATATTCAATGCAAGAAGGATTTCATTTACCTCCGGTAATGTTTTCTGAAAATGAAGCAAATGCCCTAATAACTGCTGAACAGTTAATACTTAAAAATAAAGATACTTCATTTGTTGAAAATTATACAAATGCGATTACTAAAATTAAAGCTGTACTTCAATATTCACAAAAAGATAAAGTAAACTTATTATCGCAAAGAATTATCTTTAGGGTTAATAAAGAACAAGAAAAAACAAGTAATCATTTAATGCAAATACAATCGGCAATAACTAGATTTCAATTATTAACGATAGAGTATTTGTCATTAGAAAGTAAATTTACAAAAAGAGTAGTAGAACCTTTTGCATTGTATAGTACTAACGAAAATTGGTTACTAATAGGATATTGCAGACTTCGTAAAGAATTTAGAGCGTTTAGAATAGATTGCATTCAGAGTATAATGAATTTAAAAGACACTTTTGAGCCTCATAAAATGAGCTTAGAAGAATATTTTGAAATATGCAAAGAAAAATATTTGAATACCCTTGACAAACCCTTGTCATAA
- a CDS encoding lysoplasmalogenase translates to MTKQTKITIASVLFLLVAIADIYAVITQNKVIEMIFKPLLMTTLVMVYLLSVKKPNFWFVSGLFFSFWGDVFLLDKEAFFVFGLGSFLLAHVIYIKITTGFLQKDLTAKMITSAIPFVLLFGCLLYLIYDNLEEMLIPVIVYGVTIATFGASALLNYRQEKSMANSWLLLGAIIFIASDSLIALNNFYAAKHLFDIAIIVLYIISQYLICKAMIAKNE, encoded by the coding sequence ATGACCAAACAAACTAAAATAACAATAGCCTCAGTATTATTTTTACTAGTAGCTATTGCTGATATTTATGCAGTAATAACTCAAAATAAAGTCATCGAAATGATTTTTAAGCCATTATTAATGACAACATTGGTTATGGTGTATTTGTTATCTGTAAAAAAGCCTAACTTCTGGTTTGTAAGTGGTTTGTTTTTTTCATTTTGGGGTGATGTTTTTCTTTTAGATAAAGAAGCTTTTTTTGTATTCGGATTGGGGTCATTTTTATTAGCTCATGTAATATATATAAAAATAACAACTGGTTTTTTACAAAAAGATTTAACAGCTAAAATGATAACATCTGCAATACCATTTGTTTTGTTGTTTGGATGCTTGTTATATTTAATTTATGATAACTTAGAAGAAATGCTTATTCCTGTTATCGTTTACGGAGTAACAATAGCAACTTTTGGAGCTTCAGCACTGTTAAATTATCGACAAGAAAAATCAATGGCTAATTCATGGTTGCTTTTAGGGGCTATTATTTTTATTGCATCTGATAGTTTAATAGCCTTGAATAATTTTTATGCAGCTAAACATCTTTTTGATATTGCAATTATAGTGTTGTATATAATTTCTCAGTACTTAATTTGTAAAGCCATGATAGCTAAAAATGAATAA
- the ligA gene encoding NAD-dependent DNA ligase LigA codes for MTTEQKIQQLREELRQHNHNYYVLDNATISDYDFDIKLKELEKLEEENPDFFDSNSPTQRVGGDVTKNFETITHKNRMYSLDNSYSKDDLLDWEKRVQKNLGTEDIEYTCELKYDGASINLTYENGQFIRAVTRGDGFQGDEVTTNIRTIKSIPLVPNGDYVSSFEMRGEIILPLQGFNKMNEERIANGEETYRNPRNTASGSLKLQDSSEVAKRPLDCLLYQVVTNERKYKTHFESLEAARKVGFKVPDTIVLAKSIDEVFDFVSAWDVKRHELPYETDGVVVKVNNLQQQEELGYTAKAPRWAIAYKFKAEQVSTVLNEITYQVGRTGAITPVANLEPVQLAGTIVKRASLHNADQIEKLDIRVDDTVFVEKGGEIIPKIIKVDLTKRPEYSKPTEYATNCPECGTELIRTEGDAKHYCPNEFGCAPQITGRIQHYISRKAMDIDGLGGETVDLLRKEGLIKNYADLYDLKVEQVIPLERMAEKSAQNMIEGVEKSKEIPFEKVLFALGIRFVGETVAKKLAKHFKSIDNLMQADFDTLIGVDEIGDRIAQSILDFSVDEGNKELIHRLKLYGVQLEVSAESLEGQTDKLAGKVFVVSGVFHQMSRNELKKAIEDNGGKVSSSISKKTTYIVAGDNMGPSKLTKAESLSIPIISEQDFIDMI; via the coding sequence ATGACCACGGAACAAAAAATACAACAGCTTAGAGAAGAGTTACGTCAGCATAATCATAATTATTATGTATTAGACAATGCTACTATTTCTGATTACGATTTTGATATTAAACTAAAAGAGTTAGAAAAACTTGAAGAAGAAAATCCAGATTTCTTTGATTCTAATTCACCAACTCAGCGAGTAGGAGGAGATGTTACTAAAAATTTTGAAACGATTACTCATAAAAATAGAATGTACTCGTTAGATAACTCATACTCCAAAGATGATTTATTAGATTGGGAAAAACGAGTACAAAAGAATCTTGGAACTGAAGATATAGAATATACTTGTGAGTTGAAATACGATGGAGCCTCTATAAATTTAACCTATGAGAATGGACAATTTATAAGAGCAGTAACTCGTGGTGATGGTTTTCAAGGAGATGAAGTAACTACTAATATTAGAACGATAAAATCTATTCCTTTAGTTCCTAATGGAGATTATGTTTCAAGTTTTGAAATGCGTGGTGAAATAATTTTACCGTTGCAAGGTTTCAATAAAATGAATGAAGAACGTATAGCTAATGGAGAAGAAACTTATAGGAATCCTCGTAACACTGCTAGTGGAAGCTTAAAACTTCAAGATAGTTCAGAGGTTGCTAAACGTCCTTTGGATTGCTTGTTGTATCAAGTGGTAACAAATGAACGTAAATACAAAACACATTTTGAAAGTTTAGAAGCTGCTAGAAAAGTTGGTTTTAAAGTTCCTGATACTATCGTTTTAGCAAAATCAATAGATGAAGTATTTGATTTTGTGAGCGCATGGGATGTGAAGCGTCATGAGTTACCATATGAAACCGATGGAGTTGTTGTAAAAGTTAATAATTTACAACAACAAGAAGAATTGGGATATACAGCAAAAGCACCTCGTTGGGCAATTGCATATAAGTTTAAAGCAGAGCAAGTATCAACAGTTTTAAATGAAATAACATATCAAGTAGGAAGAACTGGGGCAATTACTCCGGTTGCAAATTTAGAGCCAGTACAATTAGCAGGAACTATAGTAAAAAGAGCGTCTTTACATAATGCTGATCAAATTGAAAAGTTAGATATTCGTGTTGATGATACTGTTTTTGTTGAAAAAGGAGGTGAGATTATTCCTAAAATTATAAAAGTTGATTTAACAAAACGACCTGAATATTCTAAGCCTACTGAATATGCTACTAATTGCCCTGAATGTGGTACAGAATTGATTAGAACTGAAGGAGATGCTAAGCATTATTGCCCGAATGAATTTGGTTGTGCCCCACAAATAACTGGAAGAATTCAACATTACATTAGTAGAAAAGCAATGGATATTGATGGCTTAGGAGGAGAAACGGTGGATTTACTTCGTAAAGAAGGGTTGATAAAGAATTATGCAGATTTATATGATTTGAAAGTAGAGCAAGTTATTCCTTTAGAAAGAATGGCTGAGAAATCTGCTCAAAATATGATTGAAGGAGTTGAAAAATCAAAAGAAATTCCGTTTGAGAAAGTATTATTTGCACTAGGAATTCGATTTGTTGGTGAAACTGTAGCTAAAAAGTTAGCAAAGCATTTTAAGTCAATAGATAATTTAATGCAAGCCGATTTTGATACTTTAATTGGGGTTGATGAAATAGGAGATAGAATTGCACAAAGTATTCTTGATTTTTCTGTTGATGAAGGTAATAAAGAGTTAATACACCGATTAAAATTGTATGGAGTACAATTAGAAGTTTCAGCAGAAAGTTTGGAAGGACAAACTGATAAACTTGCTGGAAAAGTATTTGTAGTTTCTGGTGTTTTTCATCAAATGAGTAGAAATGAACTTAAAAAAGCAATTGAAGATAATGGAGGTAAAGTAAGTTCTTCAATTTCTAAGAAAACAACATATATTGTAGCGGGTGATAATATGGGGCCAAGTAAATTAACTAAAGCAGAAAGTTTAAGTATTCCTATTATATCTGAGCAAGATTTTATTGATATGATATAA
- a CDS encoding DinB family protein — translation MKKNGMLVALIEEYERALMDYKLILKSISEEEFIIVRDYETENKDCMSIQTVTFHVIQSGYTYANYIQSIFTKEWLEYDTEIDSINIAIKELGEMIVYTKKSFHNNWYKTTKELEKYSFKTRWNVTYDIEQLLEHAIVHILRHRRQIENFLKKN, via the coding sequence ATGAAAAAAAATGGAATGTTAGTCGCTTTGATTGAAGAGTATGAAAGAGCGTTAATGGACTATAAATTAATTTTAAAAAGTATTTCAGAAGAAGAATTTATTATTGTTAGAGATTATGAAACTGAGAATAAGGACTGTATGTCCATTCAAACAGTAACTTTTCATGTTATTCAATCTGGTTATACATACGCTAACTATATTCAATCAATATTTACAAAAGAATGGTTAGAATATGATACCGAAATAGATAGTATTAATATTGCTATTAAAGAATTAGGTGAAATGATAGTTTATACAAAAAAGTCATTTCACAATAACTGGTATAAAACAACTAAAGAGTTAGAGAAATACTCTTTTAAAACTCGATGGAATGTTACTTATGATATAGAACAATTACTAGAACATGCCATTGTACACATTCTAAGACATAGAAGACAGATAGAAAATTTTTTGAAGAAAAATTAA
- a CDS encoding DinB family protein, translated as MKSIVTFLILLITFSMNSQNLPYYELEEVPKEYTAGTVASRMVDGLGFRYYWATEGLTVKDLKYKPTKEARTTLETIDHILVLSVMTLSALEGKEVDFSKDETLSFEDIRKMTLENFKKSSEILKNAKDLSSFKMKIKRKNGVEEYPFWNQLNGPIADAIWHVGQVVTFRRSAGNPLPKGVSLLTGKVRK; from the coding sequence ATGAAATCAATTGTAACTTTTTTAATTTTATTAATAACATTTAGCATGAATTCACAAAATTTACCATACTATGAATTAGAGGAAGTACCTAAAGAATATACAGCGGGGACAGTAGCAAGTAGAATGGTAGATGGACTAGGTTTTCGTTACTATTGGGCAACGGAAGGGTTAACAGTTAAAGACTTAAAATATAAACCTACAAAAGAAGCAAGAACAACCTTAGAAACGATAGATCATATATTAGTACTATCTGTAATGACATTAAGCGCGTTAGAGGGTAAAGAAGTAGATTTTTCTAAAGACGAAACATTATCATTTGAAGATATTCGTAAAATGACATTAGAGAATTTTAAGAAGTCGAGCGAAATTTTAAAGAACGCTAAAGATTTGTCATCTTTTAAAATGAAAATAAAGAGAAAAAATGGTGTTGAAGAATACCCATTTTGGAACCAATTAAATGGTCCTATCGCTGATGCAATTTGGCATGTTGGTCAAGTAGTTACTTTTAGACGCTCAGCTGGAAATCCGCTTCCAAAAGGTGTTAGTTTACTAACGGGAAAAGTAAGGAAATAA
- a CDS encoding lipocalin family protein — MKKAILLIAFLLSFSALMYSQETKKSACLTSGKWRIESLKIGEEKEDLSNCKNSWMVFEKDGNYQLVIRKTEKKGQWKLLEDKKTIKFENEGDDTNGFQILKLNDKELLFSTKENDVVYTMTLKK, encoded by the coding sequence ATGAAAAAAGCAATACTCTTAATTGCATTTTTATTGAGCTTTTCTGCTCTAATGTATTCTCAAGAAACAAAAAAATCAGCATGTTTAACTTCAGGAAAATGGCGTATAGAATCGCTTAAAATTGGAGAAGAAAAAGAAGATCTTTCAAATTGTAAAAACAGTTGGATGGTTTTTGAAAAAGATGGTAACTATCAACTAGTGATAAGGAAAACTGAAAAAAAAGGACAATGGAAATTATTGGAAGATAAAAAAACAATAAAATTTGAAAACGAAGGTGATGATACTAATGGTTTTCAAATACTTAAATTAAATGATAAAGAATTGTTGTTTTCAACAAAAGAAAATGATGTGGTTTATACAATGACATTAAAAAAGTAA
- a CDS encoding glyceraldehyde-3-phosphate dehydrogenase: MSTITNYENEVVNQAQTRRATVEFINIVNDLWYDKSIELVLFRNPLVDKRASEVLNLIDYAKEFVAKPISIQDALDIAKAIQSIELPASKLDIGKLAYEFHLSENENIDKVDFVKKQLEGATEANGIKPKDVVLYGFGRIGRLLARELSSKMGKGSQLRLRAVVTRGKIDESVLEKRASLLSIDSVHGDFLGTVQVDAENNALIINGTTVYMISAAKPEDIDYTEYGINDALIIDNTGAFRDKEALNRHLVPKGASKVLLTAPGKGIPNIVHGVNHIENNPDTVDVFSAASCTTNAITPVLKVLEDNFGIKKGHLETIHAYTNDQNLVDNMHNKYRRGRAAALNMVITETGAGKAVSKALPALEGKLTSNAIRVPVPNGSLAILNLQLNSTTTAEAVNAIMKQYALEGDLVEQIQYSMSNELVSSDIVGTTAPSIFDSKATIADGDTIVIYVWYDNEYGYSHQVMRLAKHIAKVRRYTYY, encoded by the coding sequence ATGTCAACAATAACAAATTACGAAAACGAGGTAGTAAATCAAGCTCAAACAAGAAGAGCTACTGTTGAATTTATTAACATTGTTAATGATTTATGGTACGATAAATCTATTGAATTAGTATTATTTAGAAACCCATTAGTAGATAAAAGAGCTAGTGAAGTTTTAAATTTAATAGATTATGCAAAAGAGTTTGTAGCTAAACCAATCTCTATTCAAGATGCGTTAGATATTGCTAAAGCAATACAGTCAATTGAATTACCTGCTTCTAAATTAGATATCGGTAAATTAGCCTATGAGTTTCATTTATCTGAAAACGAAAATATAGATAAAGTTGATTTTGTAAAAAAACAATTAGAAGGAGCAACAGAAGCTAATGGAATTAAACCTAAAGACGTAGTTTTATATGGTTTTGGACGTATTGGTCGTTTATTAGCTCGTGAGTTAAGTAGTAAAATGGGTAAAGGTTCTCAATTACGTTTAAGAGCTGTTGTTACTCGTGGAAAAATAGATGAGTCTGTTTTAGAAAAAAGAGCTTCATTATTAAGTATCGATTCTGTACATGGAGACTTCTTAGGAACTGTTCAGGTAGATGCTGAAAATAATGCATTAATAATTAATGGTACAACTGTATATATGATATCTGCCGCTAAACCTGAAGATATTGATTATACTGAGTATGGAATTAATGATGCTTTAATTATTGATAATACCGGAGCTTTTAGAGATAAAGAGGCTTTAAATCGTCATTTAGTGCCAAAAGGTGCTAGTAAAGTTTTATTAACTGCACCAGGTAAAGGAATACCAAATATTGTACATGGAGTTAATCATATAGAAAATAACCCTGATACTGTTGATGTTTTTTCAGCTGCATCATGTACAACAAATGCAATAACGCCAGTTTTAAAGGTTTTAGAAGATAATTTCGGAATTAAAAAAGGGCATTTAGAAACTATTCATGCTTATACTAATGATCAAAATTTAGTAGATAATATGCATAACAAATACCGTAGAGGTAGAGCTGCTGCATTAAATATGGTAATTACTGAAACAGGAGCAGGTAAAGCAGTATCAAAAGCGTTACCAGCTTTAGAAGGTAAATTAACATCAAATGCTATTCGTGTTCCTGTACCAAATGGATCATTAGCAATTTTAAATTTACAATTAAATTCAACTACTACGGCAGAAGCAGTTAATGCTATCATGAAACAATATGCTTTAGAAGGAGATTTAGTAGAGCAAATACAATATTCAATGAGTAATGAGTTAGTTTCTTCTGATATTGTAGGAACTACAGCACCATCAATTTTTGATAGTAAAGCTACTATTGCTGATGGAGATACGATTGTTATTTATGTGTGGTATGATAATGAATATGGATATTCTCATCAAGTAATGCGTTTAGCAAAACACATAGCAAAAGTACGTCGTTATACATATTATTAA
- a CDS encoding trypsin-like peptidase domain-containing protein produces MKKILGILGVAFIGGAVALTGYKVLIEKPQVVIQKSNEPTLQTVKASYTTPVMNTSSVPTNFTDAAESTVNAVVHVKNTAIRTKQDPMSFFFGGSGSRKYEQVGTGSGVIISPDGYIVTNNHVIEGASEIEITLNNRKKLKAKLIGADKERDIALLKVESDIVLPTVSFGNSDNVKIGEWVLAVGNPYNLTSTVTAGIVSAKGRDLEGNRNIESFIQTDAAVNPGNSGGALVNTRGELIGINTAISSRTGSFIGYSFAVPSNIAKKIIDDLLEYGDVQEALIGFEPYNDTEGAIEGVKIKRIEKESEALKSGLREGDVITKLNSVKITKFSELKGQLTAKRPGEKVVVTVLRDGEKVEKVVTLSKKDFVEVRSLGLVLKDISENEIKKNKISSGAKVISNVNRVLNRLGIKEGFIITKINNQEVLNSVDARQKLLNLGNNNSFVIEVINLKGETVRYGF; encoded by the coding sequence ATGAAGAAAATATTAGGAATTCTAGGAGTAGCGTTTATAGGTGGTGCAGTTGCGCTTACAGGCTACAAAGTATTAATTGAAAAACCTCAAGTTGTAATTCAAAAATCTAATGAGCCAACTTTACAAACAGTAAAGGCAAGTTATACAACACCAGTAATGAATACATCATCTGTACCTACAAATTTTACGGATGCAGCAGAAAGTACTGTAAATGCGGTTGTACACGTAAAAAATACTGCAATACGGACAAAGCAAGATCCTATGAGTTTTTTCTTTGGAGGAAGTGGTTCTAGAAAATATGAACAAGTAGGTACAGGAAGTGGTGTTATTATTTCTCCTGATGGCTATATTGTAACTAATAATCATGTAATTGAAGGAGCATCGGAGATTGAGATTACACTTAATAATCGTAAAAAGTTAAAAGCTAAATTAATAGGAGCAGATAAAGAAAGAGATATTGCTTTATTAAAAGTAGAATCTGACATTGTTTTGCCTACAGTTTCATTTGGAAATTCTGATAATGTAAAAATTGGAGAATGGGTATTAGCAGTAGGAAATCCTTACAATTTAACCTCTACAGTTACTGCTGGGATAGTCAGCGCTAAAGGACGAGATTTAGAAGGAAATAGAAATATAGAGTCTTTTATTCAAACAGATGCAGCAGTAAACCCAGGAAATAGTGGAGGAGCATTGGTGAATACTAGAGGAGAGTTGATAGGTATTAATACAGCTATTTCATCAAGAACAGGTTCGTTTATTGGGTATTCTTTTGCAGTGCCATCTAATATTGCTAAAAAAATTATTGATGATTTATTAGAGTATGGAGATGTTCAAGAGGCTTTAATAGGCTTTGAGCCTTATAATGATACTGAAGGAGCTATTGAAGGAGTGAAAATTAAAAGAATAGAAAAAGAAAGTGAAGCCTTAAAGTCAGGTTTAAGAGAAGGAGATGTAATAACTAAATTAAATAGTGTAAAAATCACCAAATTTTCAGAGTTAAAAGGTCAGTTAACGGCTAAACGACCAGGAGAAAAGGTTGTAGTTACAGTTTTAAGAGATGGCGAAAAGGTAGAAAAAGTTGTTACTTTAAGTAAGAAAGATTTTGTAGAAGTAAGAAGTTTAGGGTTAGTTCTGAAAGATATTTCTGAAAATGAAATTAAAAAAAACAAGATAAGTTCTGGAGCTAAAGTAATTTCAAATGTGAACAGGGTTCTTAATCGATTAGGAATAAAAGAAGGTTTTATTATTACCAAAATAAACAATCAAGAAGTTTTAAATTCAGTTGATGCAAGACAGAAATTATTAAACTTAGGAAATAACAATTCATTTGTTATTGAAGTAATTAATTTAAAAGGAGAAACAGTGAGGTACGGTTTTTAA
- the dapF gene encoding diaminopimelate epimerase, whose protein sequence is MEVTFYKYQGTGNDFVIIDNRLNTFPKEQTNAISFLCDRNFGVGADGLILLEEDESTDFKMIYFNADGNESTMCGNGGRCIVAFAHKLGIFKTKTTFTAIDGLHHASIKNNIVSLQMIDVNTIDLYDNYCFANTGSPHHVQLVDNLDNYDVYNSGKSIRNDIYGKEGSNVNFVEQINNTTFKVRTYERGVENETLACGTGVTAVAVAMHKTNKTNSATINLPVKGGELEVSFNENNGTYTDVFLTGPATFVFKGQITI, encoded by the coding sequence ATGGAAGTAACTTTTTATAAATATCAAGGAACAGGAAATGATTTTGTTATAATAGATAACAGATTAAATACATTTCCAAAAGAACAAACTAATGCAATTTCGTTTTTATGTGACCGTAATTTTGGCGTTGGTGCTGATGGTTTAATTCTACTGGAAGAAGATGAAAGTACTGATTTTAAAATGATCTATTTTAATGCTGATGGTAATGAAAGTACTATGTGTGGTAATGGAGGTAGATGTATTGTTGCTTTTGCTCATAAATTAGGTATCTTTAAAACTAAAACAACTTTTACTGCAATTGATGGTTTACATCATGCATCCATTAAAAATAATATAGTATCATTACAAATGATAGATGTAAATACTATTGATTTGTATGATAATTATTGTTTTGCTAATACCGGATCTCCACATCATGTTCAGTTAGTTGATAACCTAGATAATTATGATGTATATAATTCGGGGAAAAGTATACGAAATGATATTTATGGAAAGGAAGGTAGTAATGTAAACTTTGTAGAACAAATTAACAATACTACTTTTAAAGTTAGAACTTATGAACGTGGAGTTGAAAATGAAACTTTAGCATGTGGTACTGGTGTTACTGCAGTAGCAGTTGCAATGCATAAAACAAACAAAACAAACAGTGCAACTATTAATCTTCCTGTAAAAGGAGGAGAATTGGAAGTTAGTTTTAATGAAAATAATGGAACATATACCGATGTTTTTTTAACAGGACCAGCTACCTTTGTTTTTAAAGGACAAATAACTATTTAA
- a CDS encoding GNAT family N-acetyltransferase yields MQTLKGQHISLRALEPEDLSFLFSIENNEAFWEISHTQAPFSKYLLKQYLENAHLDIYEAKQLRLVIQLNNTNQSIGTIDIFDFNPQHKRAGIGILIDPLFQKNGHASEALDLLIKYCFSHLQLHQLYANITADNINSLTLFQKKNFSKIGLKKDWIYSQGKFKDEILFQLINE; encoded by the coding sequence ATGCAAACTTTAAAAGGGCAACATATAAGTTTACGTGCCTTAGAACCTGAAGATTTATCTTTTCTTTTTTCTATAGAAAACAATGAAGCATTTTGGGAAATAAGTCATACACAAGCACCTTTTTCTAAGTATTTACTAAAACAGTATTTAGAAAATGCTCATCTAGATATATACGAAGCTAAACAATTACGATTAGTTATTCAACTAAATAACACTAATCAATCAATTGGTACTATAGATATATTTGATTTTAACCCACAACATAAAAGAGCAGGCATCGGTATACTTATTGATCCTCTTTTTCAAAAAAACGGACATGCTTCTGAAGCTTTAGATTTATTAATTAAATATTGTTTTTCACACCTACAACTGCATCAATTGTATGCTAATATTACTGCTGATAATATAAATAGTTTAACTTTGTTTCAGAAAAAAAATTTTTCAAAAATTGGATTAAAGAAAGATTGGATATATAGCCAAGGTAAATTTAAAGACGAAATTCTATTTCAATTAATTAATGAATAA